AGAGAGACCTCTCCCTGTAACCAGCCcagccctgcccaacagctgagaggcgggcgggctaGGCAAACAGCTGGGAGGATCTCACGGCCGGCACCGACAGGGAGGAGGGACGGAAGGGAGGGGCCTGAGAGGCATCAAGGCCCCGATAAAGCCTCGGAGGGGGAGGTAAAGGGGTGGAGCAggattgggggaagggaaggtcggcggggctgaggccgaggaggattgCTCAGCCAGAGGTGTGGCTCTCACTTATAGAGAGCAACCCTGGCGATGACAGAAGGGGAAGACAGCTCTAGCTCCCCttctgaatggtctgaggccgaggaggccccgCCCGACAAAACTCCAACATGGGAAGGCACGGCCGGCGGTAACATCAAGGGGGTGGACCCccacaacttaaaatataaattcGGGGACATTAAATCAAATCCGGGGACGTTCCGAGGACGGATTTTGTCCGGGGACAGATTTGTAAATCCGGGGACTGTCCCCGGGAAATGGGGACGTGTGGTAACTATACTTTAGAGAATACAAGTCATTTAATAGAGGACCTGTTGACAACTAGATCAAATCAAATACCCCCAACACATTTTTTTATTAACTTGATTGATTTAATTTTTGAGAATAAATTTTCTCCTTTCAAAGATCAACTATTTTTACAGTTGCAGGGTGTAGCCATGGGCTGCACATGCGCACCTTCAATAGCCAACATATATATGGTTAACTCCGAAAAACAATTCATTTACAACAACAATCCATTTAATGATCACATTTTGGCATTTTTTCAttttattgatgacatttttcTGGTGTTTCAGCCAGCCAATAAGTTACAAGACTTTATACAATGGATTAACTCCCGGGATGCACAAATCAAATTCACTAGCAACTCTAATCCGTTTTCGGTAAATTTCCTGGACGAATGTGTATACAGAACCTCTAACCAAAAAATAGGAGTCAAACCTTTCAAAAAACCAACAAATAAAGGAGCCTTGCTACATTATCAATCACACCATCcccaacatttaaaaaagaatatgCCCTACAGAAGGGGACTATCAAGAAGCGGCCAATTCCCTAAGCAGCATCTTAGAGACAAGAGGTTTCCCCAGAGAAGTGATCCAACACTTGAGGAAATGGGTGGATAATACACTTAGACCGGGACTATTACAAGAAAGAAACAGACACAATAGGAACATTGGCATCACAGCAGCACTACAATAAACACCCCTAACTAGAGGCATACAAAAAATCTTAAAcaaacactggcacctggtgcaaGAAATACCGGGGTGCACACAACTACCAAAAATTGGTTTAAAAAGAATGTGGTCCCTTAAGGACAAATTAATTCACTCAGATAGTCTGATCATACCTAATAGGAACCAAAGTATCTGTCATTTTTGCTGCTGGGACTGTATAGCATGTGCACAAGCTTTACCAGTAAAAGAATTCCAGGACACACGTACAGGTTTTGTCTTTAAATTGCAACACTTCAGTAATTGCAATAGTGAAATAGTGATTTACATAATCAGATGCCCATGTAGATTACTGTACGTGGGCAAGACCAAACGCGCAGTAAAATTAAGAATTGGTGAACACCAATCGTGCATTAGAAACAACAACATGGAAGCACCCCTTACAtcacactaaaggtaaaggtgacctgtgcaagcaccgggtcattcttgacccgtggggtgatgtcacatgccgacattttctaggcagacttgtttacggggtggtttgccagtgccttccccagtcatcttccctttacccccagcaagctgggtactcattttaccgacctcagaaggatgggaggctgagtcaatcttgagccggctacctgaaactgacctctgtcgggatcgaattcaggtcatgagcaaagctttggactgcaatactgcagcttaccactctgccccacagggctcCTTATAAACAGTTAAAACATCAGGATCATGAAATGCAATTTTTTGTGGTATGGCAATATTCAGGCAAACCTTTTCAGAACACAAATATTGACAGAATCATGGCCCAACAGGAATCCCgcttcatatttctttttaataCTATTACTCCAAACGGACTTAACACCAATTTAGATTTATCCAATTTCCTATGAGAATACTACAGTTCTATAAAATGTAAAAAGACTCTACACATCAATTTTATATACACAGGAACTGGTTTTCTCTTAATAAGTTCCAATTTCTCTTTTGTATTTCTTTTGTAATTTGTACACCTTTGAAAGAATTTACATTATATACAACTTTAAAAGAATTGCATAGACCTTAAttcatataatataatataatataatataatataatataatataatataatataatataatataatataatataatataataataattttgataCTATAAAGAGAGTCAGGTGGGAGTTCATATATTTTATTGATGATAGgtgtcagaagaggaactgaagaagatccAAAACAGCCATCTTCCTCTTCTATCTGACATCTGTGGAATTTAAGAAGAGTACATATTATATCCTGACATACTAGATTCATTGTTACTTATACTACTGTTAAGATACTTACCTGGTATTTTATACCTGTTTCTAAACAAGAAAAGTTAAAAaagcaaagagccccgtggtgcagagtgttaagctgcagtactgcagtcaaaagctctgcttatgacctgagtttgatcccaacagaagtcggtttcaggtagctggctcaaggttgactcagccttccatccttccgaggtcagtaacatgaggacccagcttgctgggggacctttactttttaccttAAACAAGAAAACACTTTTTTTCACTGGTTGATGTTTTGATAATTGGCTGCATAAAATTTATAATAGAATTGCATGCTAATATCATTATTTTGTATCTGTGGTTTTTTTGACTTACAACCAAATTGTACACAGACGTGTCCActtttgctaaccacctggaggttggcaaccctagctgaaaatCTGGATCCTGCCCAACTAATCCTAGAGCGGAAATCAAATAATTGCACCCAACTGCTTGGAGCCCTCATTACATGAAAAGACAAAGAACAGGCAACTATTGCTTCTCCCAGTTGAGGCAATTTGTTTCTAAGGAGATCTTGTTTTCATAGTACGAAAAAGGACTTCGCACTGTAAATAAATCCCCAAGATCCATCCATTCCCTGAAGGAAAACGTCTGCAGATCTTTTAACAATGGATTCATAAGGAACCCACAACCAACCTTTTTATCATCAACCTATGCTTCGACCTCCTCCACCAGAACCAGTCTGAGTCTTGGATAGCTGCTTGGGCATTACTGAGGTACATAGATATTAAGAAGTCCTTCTCAGAAGGCTAGTTTGGATACTGTGCCATCTAAGAAGATTGGTTGGAAGATTACGAGGGGTTTTTTCATGCTTCCCATTAAGACTATAATTTGATTCACACAAACATGTAGTGCTGTTATTTATGTGCCTAACTAGCCATCTAACTGAAAGGTGGGCAGAAGGAAGACCACCGTGCGTAAATCCACGAATTTCCTGTGTCTCCCTATTGTCTGCTGGACAATGGGACTTTTGCAAATAGTGGCAGAAAAAGAGGACTTCACTGTAATCCAGTAAGATATATGTTCAAGGTAGGCTGCTTATTTTACACTGACCTATCAATGGCTGTCTTTACAAACCGCAGTCTTtagctcagaatcagcagcaattTCTTCAGCTCAGAATCAGCAACAAGATAACTCTTCTTGTCAAAAGGTACTTTGATCCTACCAAGCGTCAGACGGAACTGATTTACTGACCATTTCtaccccatcttttcccccaatgaggatccaaatgatcttacaacattctccccagCTCCAGTTTAtcttcacgacaaccctgtgaggtaggtctggctgagagGGTGTCACTGGCCtaagctcacccagcaagcttccatggcagagtaaagtttccaacctgggtctggccACAGACATTTCCTATACAAATACAGAACGATGCCTGAAGGATTATGATAGTTTACTACTGCATAATGAAGTAGGCTTCATATTGTTGCTCCTCATAGCCTGCCTATGTATGTTGTTGGGTGAGGTGGTTTACATAGGTTTTGAgtcctcttttaatttttttttcacaaTGAATTGGTTCTGCATTATTTGTCAGCATCCAGCAGTAAGGGAGAGGAACCTGATATccctggccaggggagggctgaTTCCTGGATATATTTCAAGGGCTTTTGTTCTACACTTTGTGGGTTTAGCAGTATCAGTGATTATGGTGTCTTGCAGTATTAAAAGGTCCCTGTCCTGAGGAGCTTACAATACACCATTTGacagaaaggagacatcaaagagaGGTGGAGAAGGAGATAAACAGGGGGAGAAATTGTATGTTCCCATTGGTCaactgggacaccaccacaattttagTCATTATTTCACTGAATGCAATGATTTTTAggatagttttattatgtatattttagcatagttttattatatttattatcaatccagaattttattaaccttatatttcctttattatgtatctgtggtatccttgacatgtttgtaatggcctgtgGGTAAAAGCAAATGAAACCATTAATTCATGTATGTTCCATGCGCTTCATTTTGGATTCTGGGGGAAGAGGGGGTGATTGATAGGGCTCCTGGAAACCGCATGTTTTGTATAACAGGTCAGAAACATTTTGGCACGGGGAAGAAACTGTGTTTATGTGAGTTTCATGCTTCATCTTGGCTTTAGGCAGGAAGATGTGGGAAGTGTATGGAAGGCTTTATGGAAACCGTATGTTTTGTATAACTTACCAGAAACATAATAGATGAGAAATGTAGATGTAACACATTGTGGTGGTAGACAAACCAAAGGGTCCTCTTTAGCATTTTAGGACAGGCAGACAACATTTGCTTCTGCTATGTGACAATGGCTGTATTATCCAATTCCAGATGGAGCTGGGCCAACTGGTCAATGGGACCCCAGTGACGGAATTCATCTTGCTGGGGTTTGGAGTCGGCCAACAGGAACGGTTCCTGCTCCTCGCCTTTTTTGCCATTCTCTACATGGTCACGTTGGCTGAAAACCTGACCATCATCACACTGGTGGTTCTTGACACCCACTTGTCCCGGCACCCCATGTACATATTGCTGGGCAACTTctcctggctggagatctgtctcGTGAGCACCACCGTGCCCCGGATGATCTTTGATCTGGCATCCCCTCAAGGGATCATCTCTTTCAGGGACTGTTTCCTCCAGTTCTACCTGTTATTTTCTCTCGGGACCTCTGAAGATCTCTTCCTCTCTGCCATGGCCTTGGACCGGTACGTGGCCATCTGCCACCCTCTGCGCTACCCACAGATTATGTCCCAAGATTTCTGTTATGCTCTGGTGGTTGCTTGTTGGGGCCTGGGCTTCACTGCCTACGTTGTTCCAGTGACTATGATGTCCAGATTGTCCTTCTGCGGCCCCAACATCATTGACCATTTTTTGTGTGATGCTGAGCCCATCCTCTCCCTGGTCTGTCCCCCTTTAGGAGTGGCTCCCCTTGTTTGTCAGGTGCTTGCCAATGCTTTAATTTTAAGCAATGTCTTGTTTGTTGTCCTCTCCTACGGCACTGTGATTCTCACCCTGATGAAGCCCGCTTTCGAAGGCAGCCGTAAGAAGGCCTTCTCCACCATCTCCTTCCACCTAATCGTGGTGACGTTTTACTATGGCTCTGTGGCAGCGATATACATATGTCCAGATGGAGAAAATCAGGCGGAGGTCACGAAAGCCGTCACGCTCTTCTGCACTTCCATTGCGCCCTTTTTCAACCCCATGATTTATTGCCTGAGGAATGATCAGGTGAAGGAAGCTCTGGGCAGGCTGAGAAGAAATGTATAAGAGAGAGTgtgtataagatgttttacagatggtatataaccccagagaTATTGGCGAAAATGGACAAATGTATTTCTGAcaaatgttggagatgtaaagaacAAAAAGGCACATTTTCCCACGCCTGGTGGACCTGTaatttactgtatttttcgctccataagacgcacttttttcctcctcaaaagtgaggggaaatgtcggtgcgtcttatggagcgaatgtgcggaccCCTGCCCCTCCCGCCAGATGGTTGGGCGTGCAGGAACGACGCTAGCCGGCGTTCCCCTCCCCGATGGCTAGCTGGGCCTTGGGACTAAATCACGCCCCCTCCACGGTTCCCACCCTCCCGGGGGTTCccggagagggaagggaaaaacCCCACTTACCGGGATCCCCAGAGGAGCGCAGTGGAGGAGCCGGGGCGACAGGACTGGGCGGCAGGAGCCAATGCCGCACCCAGCGCTTGGCCGAGAGAGGGGAGGGCTCGGCACGGAGGCGCCCATCCCCAGCTTCTCCCTAGTGGCAGCGGCGCGCCGGGCGCATTCAGAGAGGGCCGGGGCTTGGCCAGGAGAGGGCCAGGGACCCACCCAACAGCTAAGCcttgggaccgggaagcgcgtgggggggaggttaaactgctctgcgctggctaggcaggcagcgcagaggagtttaaagacccccccgccgggcttccagggactccctggaagccaggtgggggggggggtcttgaaagtgctctgcgctgccatcccaggcagcgcagaggagtttaaagaccccccgccgggcttccagggagtccctagaagccgggcgggtgGGGCAGGtattgaaagtgctctgcgcggccccgcccacctcccagatggccgtcggggcagggaacactGGCTcacgccatcccgacgcgcaggcgcccagccggcatttcctccataagacaagtttttagaggaggaaaacaagattttttcttgttttcctcctctaaaaactaggtgcgtcttatggaaaggtgcgtcctatggagtgaaaaatacggtagtttaaattttttgggaaaaggttataagagaaacGAACAATTTGATTTACGGGAACATAAAACGGAAACCGGAATCCTGTCTAATAGGCCTATtaccaaaagaaatggagaaagcaGATAAGATGATCTGTCATTATAGTTTTGCGGCTTCAAGAATAACactagctaaaacctggaagggagaaactaggcttcttttaaaggattggagagataaagtattatattttgtacaaatggccaaattaactaataatctacatggaaatgatgtagaagagtttaaaaggGACTGGaataaggcctttgtacactgggctaacatggcaaagattgattttatgaagattgtgaaagagttgtaaataaaatattgtagtaaagggaaattcaatatatagtggatgatataaagttaaggggtacttctccggaagtcacaatggAGGGTGGGCACATaacacgagggagggaaggggacttttacttttaattctattttttttttcctgttaacttgaaaaaactgcggggcacttcagcctggaacatgctgccaattaccaagcataaatggccttagtgttaAAGACAATGGTAGTAATGctttaataaaacaataaaatggaggcaagattCACTTGTGTACAGTAACCAAGATGAACCACACACATTGCTTGATGTCTCTTGCCAGAAGGTTAATTATCTGCTATAGGAAAGCTAACAAGATGCCTAAGACTTCTTAAGAGCATATCTACACTGAATCATGGCCATCTGGAACAGTGGCCAGAGATCCTACCTGGTTCTAGGCTGCCAGCCATGCTGACCATTCTCCTGTGTGACAACTTCACAGATCCCCTTCACAGttctggagccagtgtggtgtagtggataagagcggtggtttggagcagtggagtctcatctggagaaccaggttcgattccccactcttccacatgagcggcagacggtaatctggtgaattgggtttgtttccccccgctcctacacatgaagccagctgggtgaccttgggctagtcacagctctctccgctccacctacctcacagggtgtctgttgtggggaggggaagggaacgtgattgtaagccggtttgattctcccttaattgacagagaaagttggcatataaaaaccagctcctcttcctcctcctcttcttcttcttctatggatgACACCCCTGGGTATTAAACACGACACACTCCCAACCAATATCCTCTGTGCAGTTGGGATTCAAATTATTCTTGGATTTCTGTTATTCTtgggtttcttttttttgctCTATCCCTGTCAAAAGGATTGTGTGGGAGCTGCTGCTGTCTGGAATTTGGCTGCTTGGAGATTTAAATCACTATTTCATTTGACTCCTGGAGTCATTTACAGTCCTACAACCAAGCCCACCATCAAGGGCTCCATTGACAAAGACGGCATGGGCTAATCCTGGGAATACAGTACAACGTGTGTGCAAAGCGTCCATAATTTTCTGCTCGATGTTCAAACAGAGATGTCAGGACATATTTAGAAATCTGGAATTCAGTACTTGCAGATTACCCTTTTTCCATTTCGCGCATGTAAAGGTGTCTCTAGCCaaaacaagccctgacctggattgcccaagctagcccaatatcatcagatctcagaagctaagcagggctggccttggtcagtatttggatgggagaccaccaaggaagtccagggttgagccgtggagacaggcaatggcaaactacctctgaatgtatcttgccttgaaaaccccacggggttgccataggtcagctgagacttgatggtaaaacaaaaaagccaaaaCAACGAGTAGGAGAATGACAAAGATGGATGTGCAACAAGCAATATGAAGATTCTTGTGACCTGCTGGTTCTCCCAGTGGGGCtacatattattattttattattatttatttaaatttatcaCCTGCCCTTgttcttggctagggttgccaggtccctctttgttacctgtgggaggtttttggggtggagcctgaagagggcggggtttggggagggaagggacttcaatgccataaagtccaagtggccattttctctaggggaactgatctctattggctggaaatcaattgtaatagcaggagatttccagctagtacctggaggttggcaaccctattcccagccaAGTTGGGCTCAGAGCAGATAACAACATTCCaatcacataaaaccataaactcgaatttaaaacagcaacaatcatcatcatcaaacccATCTAACATAAATGAGTTTAAATAAATAtccaataaaatacaaataaaataccaAAATGGCTCTCAGTCTAGTAGTAATAATAGTGATAATGACAACCGCagaagactgatcagaagggttgccaggtccctttttgccaccggcgggagtttatgagagcagaacctgaggagggacttcaatgccacagagtccaatggccaaagtggccatttcctccaggggaactgacctctatcggctggagatcagtcgtaacagcaggagatctccagcaagtacctggaggttgtgcaaccctaagggaattatctcagtacactaccacaacttttccttataaatatatttctttcttacaaagtttctttctccaagtgtatattattttaattttaaccttttaacttgtcttaaaggttaaaattaaaataatatacacttggagaaagaaactttgtaagaaagaaatatataaggaaaagttgtggtagtgtactgagacaattcccttagggttgcacaatttcatatcagtacacctatttatatagtcagtacctggaggttaaagggaaaaacagcaccagctccaattaacaataatcaaactgaattatataatgattactcaaaaataattcagtattggtgtactattctgtacatttgtcagtgatataatcaaaacagtcacaaccaaggtgtcacaggttaccccaccaatgaaaaataaaagtattataaacatcaaaatgaaatagagtccaaagtgtacaattcgagttcaaataaaagtccaatactgagtcctcttaagagaaaatgagctggttccgggaagatccagaaaccatctggtatgaaacttgcaataatGACAGTgcatcaaggtccaaagtccaacaaatccaagacaacacctccggatttgagtgtgtttcgcctggaaagagcttcttcagttgattaatcaattttcataagggtacaacgacctcaacttcttcagttgattaatcaattttcataagggtacaacgacctcaatGACCAGCGGCCCCACGGCTAGAGCCCGTGGGGCCGCTGGTCattgaggtcgttgtacccttatgaaaattgattaatcaactgaagaagttgaggtcgttgtacccttatgaaaattgattaatcaactgaagaagctctttccaggcgaaacacactcaaatccggaggtgttgtcttggatttgttggactttggaccttgatgcACTGTCattattgcaagtttcataccagatggtttctggatcttcccggaaccagcTCATTTTCTCTTAAGAGGACTCAGTACTGGACTTTtatttgaactcgaattgtacactttggactctatttcattttgatgtttataatacttttatttttcattggtggggtaacctgtgacaccttggttgtgactgttttgattatatcactgacaaatgtacagaatagtacaccaatactgaattatttt
This genomic window from Euleptes europaea isolate rEulEur1 chromosome 18, rEulEur1.hap1, whole genome shotgun sequence contains:
- the LOC130490350 gene encoding olfactory receptor 11H6-like, whose product is MTEGEDSSSSPSEWSEAEEAPPDKTPTWEGTAGGNIKGVDPHNLKYKFGDIKSNPGTFRGRILSGDRFVNPGTVPGKWGRVMELGQLVNGTPVTEFILLGFGVGQQERFLLLAFFAILYMVTLAENLTIITLVVLDTHLSRHPMYILLGNFSWLEICLVSTTVPRMIFDLASPQGIISFRDCFLQFYLLFSLGTSEDLFLSAMALDRYVAICHPLRYPQIMSQDFCYALVVACWGLGFTAYVVPVTMMSRLSFCGPNIIDHFLCDAEPILSLVCPPLGVAPLVCQVLANALILSNVLFVVLSYGTVILTLMKPAFEGSRKKAFSTISFHLIVVTFYYGSVAAIYICPDGENQAEVTKAVTLFCTSIAPFFNPMIYCLRNDQVKEALGRLRRNV